In Vespula vulgaris chromosome 10, iyVesVulg1.1, whole genome shotgun sequence, the following are encoded in one genomic region:
- the LOC127066853 gene encoding uncharacterized protein LOC127066853, whose protein sequence is MENEHVSLSEIQTDRSFSSRTSVNDFENRNGSSEDYENEHDRKVRDDLNLTLDLQNVEITENGDILYGNTFEKISANAEQPENSLLTNKNYREFDNNETEESKYIDRALRERINSLNELMMYLREELKKEATLWRKEREEFQLLREQSDIYALEEATAAARAAAAAYAAESPLSNDIDYIVDVTSEKALTELTILEYEKKLAKYQDTLALAQAEKRYNMHRQVVAKAYERRLAEIEQLCNEELKKIQQNASNLQPLREMMSQWYTVNRNHGDTAQEYNFNVTESKNNSACTVTEYSNFHVINAEANMIPEILVTRYNDDLSKGDKS, encoded by the exons ATGGAAAACGAGCATGTTTCTTTATCAGAAATACAAACGGATAGATCCTTCAGTAGTAGGACCTCTGTTAATGATTTCGAGAACAGAAACGGAAGTTCAGAGGACTATGAAAATGAACATGATCGAAAGGTTCGAGACGACCTCAATTTAACTTTAGATCTTCAAAATGTAGAGATTACTGAAAACGGTGATATTTTATACGGCAATACATTCGAAAAAATATCAGCTAACGCAGAACAACCAGAGAATTCGTTacttacgaataaaaattatcgagaGTTTGACAACAACGAAACTGAGGAATCCAAATATATAGA TCGTGCTCTTCGGGAGcgtattaattcattaaacgaattaatgaTGTACTTGAgagaggaattaaaaaaagaagctactctctggagaaaagaaagagaagaatttcAATTACTGAGAGAGCAAAGCGATATTTATGCATTAGAGGAAGCTACTGCAGCTGCACGTGCAGCTGCAGCTGCATATGCAGCCGAATCTCCTCTTTCTAATGATATAG attatattGTTGATGTAACATCGGAGAAAGCATTAACAGAGCTTACGATATTAGAATACGAAAAGAAACTTGCAAAATATCAGGATACATTAGCATTAGCCCAAGCAGAGAAACGTTATAATATGCATCGTCAAGTGGTTGCTAAAGCTTATGAACGGAGATTGGCAGAAATCGAGCAACTATGTAAcgaagaattgaaaaagattCAACAAAATGCAAGTAACTTGCAACCGCTTAGAGAAATGATGTCGCAATGGTATACCGTTAACAGAAATCACGGAGACACGGCAcaagaatataatttcaacGTAACAGAAAGCAAAAATAATTCGGCTTGCACTGTAACGGAATATTCTAATTTTCACGTGATCAATGCGGAGGCAAATATGATACCAGAGATTTTAGTGACAAGATATAACGACGATCTTTCGAAGGGCgataaatcttaa
- the LOC127066825 gene encoding uncharacterized protein LOC127066825 has protein sequence MQGQFNNDAEEFEPRITPKPTTKVENFAVSSVPEVSLIFDKPSENRNVKSDVSASPSFNKHASYASWREYNFSKTPNYKVDEISNSHKVQHDYTHNPVTSIQSIGRSNDSCGNGNRILKKDVHVHKREQDHVRSCAPHNYPSNTKCVTSNNPSKDYSDYNERIRLLNNSKENLNTCNDRHNHNTNTPYAPASKKDLVLQNCVQTQVNAENHPHVHNLTAPNVFSNNKFPPMSHPSYPYPYFDMSTYPFPPFYPMHHHNTDNHETIKNLLQLVNTQSEQIQSLQSQVDNLLKMQKDILMDKKKCVCSTQTVQQNGYIHAGTIDTSNYQTTQNQKVKRNACQSTSVIERNLENSKDIRIRNQPELILSEQHAEKGVMEQQVSIGVMTSFEFTVQNNPIVVDYENLQKDEIQNDVINRQNNKHLQETCETLKRNKNCFARLPVGQLENIVEDSESYLSSSQPQSSNFNVSCSMKDLQEKRNHVDTQNIRSVPVERINGSSQPNKDIFQNTNKMNAQKQTYSPIEKQRKKEDMQRLTKDAAFSPYNYEHCVTNDVLNNPKEYTETKDENRCDKSDGFTKTHKHVEDSLVLSGGDFKITEMAPVTPEPSIHVDMQEYSSDEESDKIKRTSKVGWTFYNNVLGQVNQILQNSSTVDTSDPKDIKTRNNVEQDEIENKTILDTVKVATLEQLRKLGISLVDKPESREKNGTRKVEFDSSFYPRLDYQANITRATSGITETNTSMHMKALALKYLSDEQLAELTTQKQGSTSLKQVMLSNMQGTNLSFATMRYLERYQLLPGKNNVQIEDDNVMCLEGSPKADLKIGNIKHSPITQQYPYAQMSRTNCPSKILDISTLKQMPKLL, from the exons ATGCAAGGTCAATTTAATAATGATGCGGAAGAATTTGAGCCGAGAATTACACCTAAGCCTACAACGAAAGTTGAG AATTTTGCAGTTTCATCGGTGCCAGAAGTATCacttatttttgataaacCTTCAGAGAATAGGAATGTGAAGTCTGACGTCTctgcttctccttcttttaacAAGCATGCATCGTATGCTTCTTGGAGAgagtataatttttctaaaactcCTAATTATAAGGTTGATGAGATTAGCAATTCACATAAAGTTCAACATGATTATACACATAACCCTGTAACCTCTATACAAAGTATCGGTAGAAGTAACGATTCGTGCGGTAATGGCAATagaatcttaaaaaaagatgtaCATGTTcataaaagagaacaagatCATGTAAGATCGTGTGCGCCACATAATTATCCGTCTAATACCAAATGTGTGACATCAAATAATCCTAGTAAAGATTATTCAGACTATAATGAGAGAATAAGactattaaataattctaaagaaaatttgaatacTTGTAATGATCGTCATAATCATAACACAAATACACCTTATGCTCCTGcaagtaaaaaagatttagTTCTTCAAAATTGTGTGCAAACACAGGTCAATGCGGAGAATCATCCACATGTGCATAATTTAACTGCTCCAAATGTATtttctaacaataaatttCCACCAATGTCACATCCAAGCTATCCATATCCATATTTTGATATGAGCACATATCCTTTTCCACCTTTTTATCCAATGCACCATCATAATACAGATAATcatgaaacaataaaaaatttattgcaacTAGTGAATACACAAAGCGAACAGATTCAGTCTTTACAATCACAAGTagataatcttttaaaaatgcagaaagatattttaatggacaaaaagaaatgtgttTGTTCAACTCAAACAGTACAACAAAATGGGTACATTCATGCAGGAACTATAGATACTTCCAATTATCAAACAACCCAAAAtcaaaaagttaaaagaaatgCCTGTCAAAGTACCTCtgttatagaaagaaatttagaaaatagtaaagatattagaattagaaatCAACCAGAACTTATTCTATCAGAGCAACATGCAGAGAAAGGTGTAATGGAACAACAAGTATCTATTGGCGTTATGACAAGCTTTGAATTTACGGTTCAAAATAATCCTATTGTAGTGGACTATGAAAATCTTCAAAAGGATGAGATACAGAATGATGTCATAAACagacaaaataataaacatttgcAGGAGACTTGtgaaacattaaaaagaaataaaaattgttttgcaAGACTTCCCGTTGGACAGTTGGAAAATATAGTTGAAGATTCTGAAAGTTATTTATCTTCTAGTCAACCACAGAGTAGTAATTTTAATGTAAGTTGTTCGATGAAAGATCTACAGGAAAAGAGGAATCATGTAGATACTCAAAACATACGAAGTGTTCCCGTAGAAAGAATAAATGGATCATCTCAAccaaataaagatatatttcaaaatactaataaaatGAATGCACAGAAGCAAACATATTCACCaatagagaaacaaagaaaaaaagaagatatgcaAAGACTTACAAAAGATGCAGCATTTTCTCCTTATAATTACGAGCACTGTGTAACGAATGATGTACTTAATAATCCAAAAGAATACACAGAAACAAAGGATGAAAACAGATGTGATAAATCTGATGGTTTTACAAAAACACATAAGCATGTAGAAGATAGTTTGGTACTAAGTGGTGGTGATTTTAAAATAACTGAAATGGCTCCAGTAACACCTGAACCAAGTATTCACGTTGACATGCAAGAGTATTCTAGCGATGAAGAGAgtgataaaattaaacgaactTCTAAAGTTGGATGGAccttttataataatgttttgGGACAAGTGAATCAAATTTTACAGAATTCATCTACTGTGGATACTAGCGAtccaaaagatataaaaacaagaaacaatgTAGAGCaagatgaaattgaaaataaaacaatattagaTACTGTGAAGGTTGCCACTTTAGAACAGCTACGAAAACTTGGTATTAGTTTAGTGGATAAGCCCGAATccagagaaaaaaatggtaCAAGAAA AGTAGAATTTGATTCATCATTTTATCCACGATTGGACTATCAAGCAAATATTACTCGTGCTACAAGTGGTATAACTGAAACAAATACAAGTATGCACATGAAAGCATtagcattaaaatatttaagtgACGAACAACTTGCTGAATTAACAACACAAAAACAGGGATCTACATCATTAAAACAAGTTATGTTAAGTAATATGCAAGGAACTAACTTGTCATTTGCTACAATGCGTTATCTGGAAAGATATCAATTGCTCCcaggaaaaaataatgtacaaaTTGAAG ATGATAACGTAATGTGCCTGGAAGGATCACCAAAAGCAGATCTGAAAATAGGAAACATTAAACATAGTCCAATAACGCAACAATATCCGTATGCACAAATGTCTCGGACCAATTGTCCTAGTAAGATATTAGATATATCAACATTGAAGCAAATGCctaaacttttataa
- the LOC127066831 gene encoding CREB3 regulatory factor isoform X1, whose amino-acid sequence MVSQMGDISYPELLLDIKDNTMDSIVKHEPPQEMGPSSASVPIPGGHRGTRGIYDQFSPSPLQTSTWSNRPEHVESPFKMDPDQLDISFKMDDDDIFQVDKADLIQGPTLAELNANDDTLLGDLNFDDLLLPEEYIQPLRIGPNVIASGGSLFNNSGSGFASSSFPQTGTAFRSCPTYTTTSGFTLNREINITDNFEGVSPPVFTSPGTSNVAGSSTASSSTSPHTATRSTGPSTLHELLMKRNESSFNTPVTSQIDTASGMSGKPKVSRLSMSAPTQSMGLEQIWAHREPRQHLLSTGSLSLVEAGSTSSLSTGGALSPDPLCYLDPLSHDEGYEDSDDDSDHYDDYSSDNDTGGSDGEDQSNVSLGGDTADIGRESRHSKKERYFWQYNVQAKGPKGQRLVARTRLEDPHVLNEATDPVFSPHCALRGIKHSGKARKGDGNDLTPNPRKLFSIGKELDKLSRVINDMTPVSELPFTARPKTRKEKNKLASRACRLKKKAQHEANKIKLHGLEQEHRRLIQGISQAKQTLAAKLTEPNPENQEELTRQMEKYCKLATKIRIANHSTEFVNKVLDKVKAGVPDGGIDDF is encoded by the exons ATGGTTTCGCAAATGGGAGATATTAGTTATCCAGAACTTTTATTGGATATTAAAGATAACACAATGGATAGTATAGTAAAACATGAGCCTCCACAAGAAATGGGTCCATCTTCTGCCTCCGTTCCAATACCTGGAGGACATAGAGGAACAAGAGGTATATACGACCAATTTTCTCCTTCGCCTCTTCAAACATCTACTTGGAGTAATAGGCCGGAGCATGTTGAATCTCCTTTCAAAATGGATCCAGATCAATTggatatatcttttaaaatggatgatgatgatatattCCAAGTTGATAAAGCAGATCTTATACAAGGACCTACACTTGCTGAATTAAATGCCAATGATGATACACTTCTAGGAGATTTAAATTTTGATGATTTACTATTGCCAGAGGAATACATTCAACCGTTAAGGATCGGACCCAATGTCATTGCTTCCGGTGGttctttgtttaataataGTGGATCAGGATTTGCATCCAGTAGCTTTCCACAAACTGGAACTGCGTTCAGAAGTTGTCCAACATATACAACTACTAGTGGATTTACATtgaatagagaaataaatataacggaTAATTTTGAAGGTGTCAGTCCACCTGTTTTTACCAGTCCAGGAACTAGCAATGTTGCAG GTAGTTCTACGGCAAGTTCTTCGACTTCTCCTCATACAGCAACAAGATCAACTGGCCCGTCTACTCTCCACGAGTTattaatgaaacgaaacgaaagttcGTTTAATACTCCAGTAACTAGCCAAATTGATACAGCGTCTGGTATGAGTGGTAAACCTAAAGTTTCTAGGCTCTCTATGTCTGCACCAACACAATCCATGGGATTAGAACAAATTTGGGCTCATAGAGAACCACGACAACATCTCTTAAGTACTGGCAGTCTTAGTTTAGTTGAAGCAGGATCTACGAGTAGTTTAAGCACTGGTGGTGCTCTTAGTCCAGACCCACTTTGTTATTTAGATCCCCTTAGTCACGATGAAGGATACGAAGACAGTGATGATGACAGTGATCATTACGATGATTACAGCAGTGATAATG ATACTGGTGGTAGTGATGGAGAAGACCAAAGTAATGTTAGTCTAGGAGGTGATACAGCAGACATAGGAAGAGAGAGTAGacatagtaaaaaagaaagatactttTGGCAATATAATGTTCAAGCCAAGGGTCCAAAAGGTCAACGTTTAGTTGCGAGAACACGACTGGAAGATCCTCACGTTTTGAACGAAGCTACGGATCCTGTATTCAGTCCTCATTGTGCTCTCAGAGGAATCAAGCACAGTGGTAAAGCACGTAAAGGAGATGGCAATGATCTTACTCCAAATCCACGAAAACTTTTTAGCATTGGAAAAGAATTAGATAAGCTCTCGCGCGTTATAAACGATATGACCCCTGTTTCTGAACTGCCTTTCACAGCAAGGCCTAAAacgcggaaagaaaaaaataaattagcaTCGCGCGCATGTCGTCTTAAGAAAAAAGCTCAACATGAAGCTAACAAAATAAAGTTACATGGTCTTGAACAAGAGCACA GACGATTGATCCAAGGTATATCACAAGCAAAACAAACTTTAGCCGCTAAACTAACGGAACCTAATCCTGAAAATCAGGAAGAACTAACAAgacaaatggaaaaatattgcaaattgGCCACCA AGATACGCATAGCAAATCACTCTACAGAATTTGTCAATAAAGTGTTAGACAAGGTCAAAGCAGGAGTGCCTGATGGTGGCAttgatgatttttaa
- the LOC127066831 gene encoding protein CREBRF homolog isoform X2 has protein sequence MVSQMGDISYPELLLDIKDNTMDSIVKHEPPQEMGPSSASVPIPGGHRGTRGDLNFDDLLLPEEYIQPLRIGPNVIASGGSLFNNSGSGFASSSFPQTGTAFRSCPTYTTTSGFTLNREINITDNFEGVSPPVFTSPGTSNVAGSSTASSSTSPHTATRSTGPSTLHELLMKRNESSFNTPVTSQIDTASGMSGKPKVSRLSMSAPTQSMGLEQIWAHREPRQHLLSTGSLSLVEAGSTSSLSTGGALSPDPLCYLDPLSHDEGYEDSDDDSDHYDDYSSDNDTGGSDGEDQSNVSLGGDTADIGRESRHSKKERYFWQYNVQAKGPKGQRLVARTRLEDPHVLNEATDPVFSPHCALRGIKHSGKARKGDGNDLTPNPRKLFSIGKELDKLSRVINDMTPVSELPFTARPKTRKEKNKLASRACRLKKKAQHEANKIKLHGLEQEHRRLIQGISQAKQTLAAKLTEPNPENQEELTRQMEKYCKLATKIRIANHSTEFVNKVLDKVKAGVPDGGIDDF, from the exons ATGGTTTCGCAAATGGGAGATATTAGTTATCCAGAACTTTTATTGGATATTAAAGATAACACAATGGATAGTATAGTAAAACATGAGCCTCCACAAGAAATGGGTCCATCTTCTGCCTCCGTTCCAATACCTGGAGGACATAGAGGAACAAGAG GAGATTTAAATTTTGATGATTTACTATTGCCAGAGGAATACATTCAACCGTTAAGGATCGGACCCAATGTCATTGCTTCCGGTGGttctttgtttaataataGTGGATCAGGATTTGCATCCAGTAGCTTTCCACAAACTGGAACTGCGTTCAGAAGTTGTCCAACATATACAACTACTAGTGGATTTACATtgaatagagaaataaatataacggaTAATTTTGAAGGTGTCAGTCCACCTGTTTTTACCAGTCCAGGAACTAGCAATGTTGCAG GTAGTTCTACGGCAAGTTCTTCGACTTCTCCTCATACAGCAACAAGATCAACTGGCCCGTCTACTCTCCACGAGTTattaatgaaacgaaacgaaagttcGTTTAATACTCCAGTAACTAGCCAAATTGATACAGCGTCTGGTATGAGTGGTAAACCTAAAGTTTCTAGGCTCTCTATGTCTGCACCAACACAATCCATGGGATTAGAACAAATTTGGGCTCATAGAGAACCACGACAACATCTCTTAAGTACTGGCAGTCTTAGTTTAGTTGAAGCAGGATCTACGAGTAGTTTAAGCACTGGTGGTGCTCTTAGTCCAGACCCACTTTGTTATTTAGATCCCCTTAGTCACGATGAAGGATACGAAGACAGTGATGATGACAGTGATCATTACGATGATTACAGCAGTGATAATG ATACTGGTGGTAGTGATGGAGAAGACCAAAGTAATGTTAGTCTAGGAGGTGATACAGCAGACATAGGAAGAGAGAGTAGacatagtaaaaaagaaagatactttTGGCAATATAATGTTCAAGCCAAGGGTCCAAAAGGTCAACGTTTAGTTGCGAGAACACGACTGGAAGATCCTCACGTTTTGAACGAAGCTACGGATCCTGTATTCAGTCCTCATTGTGCTCTCAGAGGAATCAAGCACAGTGGTAAAGCACGTAAAGGAGATGGCAATGATCTTACTCCAAATCCACGAAAACTTTTTAGCATTGGAAAAGAATTAGATAAGCTCTCGCGCGTTATAAACGATATGACCCCTGTTTCTGAACTGCCTTTCACAGCAAGGCCTAAAacgcggaaagaaaaaaataaattagcaTCGCGCGCATGTCGTCTTAAGAAAAAAGCTCAACATGAAGCTAACAAAATAAAGTTACATGGTCTTGAACAAGAGCACA GACGATTGATCCAAGGTATATCACAAGCAAAACAAACTTTAGCCGCTAAACTAACGGAACCTAATCCTGAAAATCAGGAAGAACTAACAAgacaaatggaaaaatattgcaaattgGCCACCA AGATACGCATAGCAAATCACTCTACAGAATTTGTCAATAAAGTGTTAGACAAGGTCAAAGCAGGAGTGCCTGATGGTGGCAttgatgatttttaa
- the LOC127066861 gene encoding protein phosphatase inhibitor 2-like: MAENLSKRPSKGILKTSSSFDNPEAPRPNKETKWDEMNIIATLHPPEKDYGHMKIDEPKTPYNYEGLGSEHEFDELDSVAIAAKLAEGTKAKVFEEQSEEDEDEEDEETPEEREKRKAFEAKRKGHYREWHAVQLARKQLLEQDEDEDEEDEVENKIDSDTSSGEESAFKTRFKCMPSCKRRENK, from the exons ATGGCAGAAAATCTGTCCAAACGGCCTTCCAAAGGAATCTTGAAAACGTCCAGTAGCTTCGATAATCCAGAAGCGCCTAg AccaaataaagaaacaaaatgggatgaaatgaatattattgcAACTCTTCATCCGCCTGAAAAAGATTATGGCCATATGAAAATAGATGAACCTAAAACCCCATATAATTATGAAGGCCTTGGCAGTGAACATGAATTCGATGAATTAGACTCTGTTGCCATTGCGGCTAA attAGCTGAAGGTACTAAAGCAAAAGTTTTCGAAGAGCAAAGTGAAGAAgatgaggatgaagaggatgaagaaacACCAGAGGAAAGAG aaaaaaggaaagcatttgaagcaaaaagaaaaggtcaTTATCGCGAATGGCATGCTGTTCAATTAGCACGTAAACAGCTTTTGGAacaagatgaagatgaagacgaggaggatgaagtggaaaataaaattgacagTGACACATCATCGGGAGAAGAGAGTGCATTTAAAACACGTTTTAAATGCATGCCGTCCTGTAAGAGAAgggaaaacaaataa